The Streptomyces sp. DH-12 genome has a window encoding:
- a CDS encoding GAF and ANTAR domain-containing protein, with protein MAGAIAAGLRGAGPAEAPGRLCAVAVDLLPVDGASVSLRGDSMPLQLAASGAGAARLAQVQATLGDGPCHHVLRTGAPVLARDLADGDCADRWPVFVQQALGSGVRAVYALPLGSSAVCVGTLDLYRGSPGGLTARELRVALLVACVMTVALTDLPYDARDGDGGWLSGLAADHDRVHQAVGMIMAQLGVGADEALARLRGDAFAQGLTVLEAAVDVVARRRRFDTP; from the coding sequence GTGGCCGGCGCCATCGCCGCGGGGCTGCGCGGGGCCGGTCCCGCGGAGGCGCCGGGGCGGCTGTGCGCGGTGGCCGTGGACCTGCTGCCGGTGGACGGCGCGTCCGTGTCGCTGCGCGGCGACAGCATGCCCCTTCAGCTCGCCGCGTCCGGCGCCGGCGCCGCGCGGCTCGCCCAGGTGCAGGCCACCCTCGGCGACGGCCCCTGCCACCACGTGCTGCGGACCGGCGCCCCGGTCCTCGCCCGCGACCTGGCGGACGGGGACTGCGCCGACCGCTGGCCGGTGTTCGTGCAGCAGGCGCTCGGCTCCGGCGTGCGCGCCGTGTACGCGCTGCCCCTCGGTTCCTCCGCCGTCTGCGTCGGCACCCTCGACCTCTACCGCGGCTCCCCCGGCGGCCTCACCGCGCGTGAGCTGCGCGTGGCGCTGCTGGTGGCCTGCGTGATGACGGTCGCGCTGACGGACCTGCCGTACGACGCACGGGACGGCGACGGGGGCTGGCTCAGCGGGCTGGCCGCCGACCACGACCGGGTGCACCAGGCGGTCGGCATGATCATGGCCCAGCTCGGCGTGGGCGCCGACGAGGCCCTGGCCCGGCTGCGCGGCGACGCCTTCGCACAGGGCCTCACCGTGCTGGAGGCGGCCGTCGACGTCGTCGCCCGCCGACGGCGTTTCGACACGCCCTGA
- a CDS encoding helix-turn-helix transcriptional regulator, with product MGERDEPGTIGRRVQRLRVARGLTQRQLAEPVYTPAYVSTLEAGRVRPSDDALRHLAERLGVEFDELATGRSARRVTELRMRLTEAQRALAVGEAEAAVEQYTALLAEAEAQELPEEQAAALLGLGECALDTGELVDGQRYFEEAETRLADAPLPARVPALRGRAVAHYLAGELRYAVYLLETTIDELNRGGLHDPDALLLLYASVIGPYMDMGAHARAAQAAEFALALAPQSGDPALVARMHRSVARTLLAEGRLAEADASLAKAAELYRGLQLRTELANCHWMRGYVHAQNGELAEAEAEMREALHMLSATRATLYSSQLTVELADVLHRRGRSEEAAELLKDVLGGLSPERGAVHAAAAHRLLGIIAEDARDTERAEEHYVRALSLLERAGAAGDLADLCRLLGDLLRRTGRVEAALDAYRTGLGHRTAPGTTTLGPAPAQPPV from the coding sequence ATGGGGGAGCGGGACGAGCCGGGCACGATCGGACGCCGGGTGCAGCGGCTGCGCGTGGCGCGCGGGCTGACCCAGAGGCAGCTGGCGGAACCGGTGTACACCCCCGCCTACGTCTCCACCCTGGAGGCCGGCCGGGTGCGTCCCTCCGACGACGCGCTGCGGCACCTCGCCGAGCGGCTCGGAGTCGAGTTCGACGAACTGGCGACCGGGCGCTCCGCGCGGCGGGTGACCGAACTGCGGATGCGGCTGACCGAGGCGCAGCGCGCGCTCGCCGTCGGCGAGGCGGAGGCGGCGGTGGAGCAGTACACGGCGCTGCTGGCCGAGGCGGAGGCGCAGGAGCTGCCCGAGGAGCAGGCCGCCGCGCTGCTCGGACTCGGGGAGTGCGCGCTGGACACCGGTGAACTCGTGGACGGACAACGGTACTTCGAGGAAGCGGAGACGCGGCTCGCGGACGCGCCGCTGCCCGCGCGGGTGCCGGCGCTGCGCGGCCGGGCCGTCGCGCACTACCTCGCGGGGGAGCTGCGGTACGCGGTGTACCTGCTGGAGACCACCATCGACGAGCTGAACCGGGGCGGCCTGCACGACCCGGACGCGCTGCTCCTGCTGTACGCCAGCGTCATCGGGCCGTACATGGACATGGGGGCGCACGCGCGGGCCGCGCAGGCCGCGGAGTTCGCTCTGGCGCTCGCCCCGCAGTCCGGCGACCCGGCGCTGGTGGCGCGCATGCACCGGTCGGTGGCCCGCACCCTGCTCGCCGAGGGCCGCCTGGCGGAGGCGGACGCCTCACTGGCCAAGGCGGCCGAGCTGTACCGGGGGCTGCAGCTGCGTACCGAGCTGGCCAACTGCCACTGGATGCGGGGCTACGTGCACGCGCAGAACGGCGAACTGGCCGAGGCCGAGGCGGAGATGCGGGAGGCGCTGCACATGCTGTCCGCGACCCGCGCGACCCTGTACAGCAGTCAGCTCACCGTCGAACTGGCGGACGTACTGCACCGGCGGGGCCGGTCCGAGGAAGCCGCTGAGCTGCTGAAGGACGTGCTGGGCGGGCTCTCCCCCGAGCGGGGCGCGGTCCACGCGGCGGCCGCGCACCGGCTGCTCGGCATCATCGCCGAGGACGCCCGGGACACGGAGCGGGCCGAGGAGCACTACGTCCGCGCGCTCAGCCTGCTGGAACGCGCGGGCGCGGCGGGCGACCTGGCCGACCTGTGCCGCCTCCTCGGCGACCTCCTGCGCCGCACGGGCCGCGTGGAGGCGGCGCTGGACGCCTACCGCACCGGCCTCGGCCACCGCACGGCCCCCGGCACGACCACCCTGGGACCGGCCCCGGCACAGCCACCGGTGTGA